From one Nematostella vectensis chromosome 7, jaNemVect1.1, whole genome shotgun sequence genomic stretch:
- the LOC5504458 gene encoding cysteine-rich PDZ-binding protein, translating to MVCDKCQKKLGKVITPDPWKSGARNNTEGGGRKVGENKLLTQKKNRFNPYAEFKKCRICKDTVHQAHSNYCQGCAYKKGICAMCGKKILDTSSYRQSSA from the exons ATGGTTTGTGACAAAT GCCAGAAAAAGTTAGGAAAAGTGATTACTCCGGATCCATGGAAAAGTGGGGCGAGAAATAATACTG AAGGGGGAGGAAGAAAAGTTGGagaaaataaacttttaaCCCAGAAGAAAAACAG GTTCAACCCTTATGCAGAATTTAAGAAATGCAGGATATGCAAGGACACAGTTCACCAAGCTCACTCAAACTACTGTCAAG GATGTGCATATAAGAAAG GCATTTGTGCAATGTGTGGTAAGAAGATATTGGACACTTCATCATATCGACAGTCGTCAGCTTAG